From a region of the Rathayibacter sp. VKM Ac-2804 genome:
- a CDS encoding aspartate ammonia-lyase: MDAATRTETDSLGPLDIPADAYWGIHTARALDNFPISKRPISIYPDLVRALATVKLAAARANTEIGSLAPAKAELIEQACRRIIDGEFHDQFVVGVIQGGAGTSTNMNANEVVANVALEIAGRPKGDYAFLHPLDDVNRSQSTNDVYPTSIKIAMTWSLRRLLDELALLQASFSRKAVEFGSVLKVGRTQLQDAVPMTLGQEFHGFATTLGEDHARLSETIWLLAEVNIGATAIGTGITADPRYGAAAVRHLNELTDLDLEMAQDLVEATSDTGVFMSFSSALKRSAIKLSKICNDLRLLSSGPQAGFGEINLPPRQAGSSIMPGKVNPVIPEVVNQVAYSVAGADVTVTMAAEAGQLQLNAFEPVIAHSLLQSITWMTQACLTLRINCIDGITANIDRLEAMVASSVGVVTALTPSIGYTASAALAKAALATGRNVADLVVEAGLMSREEVLRLISPARLSGIEAMTASLPIIEPPAE, translated from the coding sequence GTGGACGCCGCCACCCGCACCGAGACCGATTCGCTCGGTCCGCTCGACATCCCGGCCGACGCCTACTGGGGCATCCACACCGCGCGTGCACTGGACAACTTCCCGATCTCCAAGCGCCCGATCTCGATCTACCCCGATCTCGTCCGCGCCCTCGCGACCGTCAAGCTCGCCGCGGCCCGGGCCAACACCGAGATCGGCAGCCTCGCCCCGGCGAAGGCCGAGCTGATCGAGCAGGCCTGCCGCCGCATCATCGACGGCGAGTTCCACGACCAGTTCGTGGTCGGCGTGATCCAGGGCGGCGCGGGCACCTCCACGAACATGAACGCGAACGAGGTCGTCGCGAACGTCGCCCTCGAGATCGCCGGGCGGCCCAAGGGCGACTACGCCTTCCTGCACCCGCTCGACGACGTGAACCGCAGCCAGTCGACGAACGACGTCTACCCCACGTCGATCAAGATCGCGATGACCTGGTCGCTGCGGCGCCTGCTCGACGAGCTCGCGCTGCTCCAGGCCTCGTTCTCGCGGAAGGCGGTCGAGTTCGGCAGCGTGCTCAAGGTCGGGCGCACCCAGCTGCAGGACGCCGTGCCGATGACCCTCGGCCAGGAGTTCCACGGCTTCGCCACCACCCTCGGCGAGGATCACGCGCGCCTCTCCGAGACGATCTGGCTGCTCGCCGAGGTCAACATCGGCGCGACGGCGATCGGCACCGGCATCACCGCCGATCCGCGCTACGGCGCCGCCGCCGTCCGCCACCTCAACGAGCTCACCGACCTCGACCTCGAGATGGCGCAGGACCTCGTCGAGGCCACCAGCGACACCGGCGTCTTCATGTCGTTCTCGAGCGCGCTGAAGCGCTCGGCGATCAAGCTGTCGAAGATCTGCAACGACCTGCGCCTGCTCTCCTCGGGTCCGCAGGCCGGTTTCGGCGAGATCAACCTCCCGCCGCGCCAGGCGGGCTCGAGCATCATGCCCGGCAAGGTGAACCCGGTGATCCCCGAGGTGGTGAACCAGGTCGCGTACTCGGTCGCCGGCGCGGACGTCACCGTCACCATGGCGGCCGAGGCCGGTCAGCTGCAGCTGAACGCGTTCGAGCCGGTCATCGCGCACTCGCTCCTGCAGAGCATCACCTGGATGACGCAGGCCTGCCTCACTCTCCGGATCAACTGCATCGACGGCATCACCGCCAACATCGACCGCCTGGAGGCGATGGTGGCCTCCTCAGTGGGAGTGGTGACCGCGCTGACCCCGAGCATCGGCTACACCGCCTCGGCGGCCCTCGCGAAGGCGGCGCTCGCCACCGGCCGCAACGTCGCCGACCTCGTCGTCGAGGCGGGCCTGATGTCGCGCGAGGAGGTGCTGCGGCTCATCTCGCCGGCCCGGCTCTCCGGCATCGAGGCGATGACGGCGTCCCTCCCGATCATCGAGCCCCCCGCCGAGTAG
- a CDS encoding amino acid permease: MAEQTKQTPTSKGARRPTASGPDSANVTSTAGVTYREAEAGYFEKRTLRRSAGVWGLWGLAVAAVISGDFSGWNFGIAFAGFGGMLIAFAVLVVMYYGLIFSIGEMSAAMPHTGGAYSFARSAMGPWGGLVTGLAETIEYVATTAVVVFFSAQYANGVTSELLGFDLSGAMWIWWLVLYIVFVALNSAGAAISFRFAIVVSIVSIAILLAFSVMALLSPALDWSSLWNIAPDAGQSDFLPHGVLPILFALPFAMWFFLGIEELPLAAEEAHDPVRDIPRAGFWARGTLIVTGLLVLFLNTALIGSEVMGESPEPLLDGFRAMVGDGVAAVLALFALIGLLASLQGIMFAYGRNMYSLSRAGYYPRVFSLTGKRQTPWIALTVGAAIGFVALVVVDVLSRLDPDNVGAVAGAIVLNIAVWGAVVAYFMQMVSFVLLRRRFPNASRPYRSPWGVPGAVIAALINVLIFLGFLFNDAFQPAIIAIAVVYVIILIGFAVWGRKRLVLSPEERYALSGGLQAAPSIPEPDRVD; the protein is encoded by the coding sequence ATGGCAGAGCAGACGAAGCAGACTCCGACGAGCAAGGGTGCGCGGCGCCCGACGGCGTCCGGACCCGACTCCGCGAACGTCACCAGCACCGCGGGGGTGACCTATCGCGAGGCCGAGGCCGGCTACTTCGAGAAGCGCACCCTGCGCCGCTCCGCCGGCGTCTGGGGCCTGTGGGGGCTGGCGGTCGCCGCCGTCATCTCCGGCGACTTCTCCGGCTGGAACTTCGGCATCGCCTTCGCCGGCTTCGGCGGGATGCTGATCGCCTTCGCCGTCCTCGTGGTGATGTACTACGGCCTGATCTTCTCGATCGGCGAGATGTCCGCCGCCATGCCGCACACCGGCGGCGCCTACTCCTTCGCCCGCTCGGCGATGGGGCCGTGGGGCGGCCTGGTCACGGGATTGGCCGAGACCATCGAGTACGTGGCCACCACCGCCGTGGTCGTCTTCTTCTCGGCGCAGTACGCGAACGGGGTGACGAGCGAACTGCTCGGCTTCGACCTCTCCGGCGCGATGTGGATCTGGTGGCTGGTCCTCTACATCGTCTTCGTCGCGCTGAACTCGGCGGGCGCGGCGATCTCGTTCCGCTTCGCGATCGTCGTCTCGATCGTGTCCATCGCGATCCTCCTGGCCTTCTCCGTGATGGCTCTGCTCTCGCCGGCGCTCGACTGGTCGAGCCTGTGGAACATCGCGCCGGACGCCGGTCAGAGCGATTTCCTCCCGCACGGCGTCCTGCCGATCCTCTTCGCTCTGCCGTTCGCCATGTGGTTCTTCCTCGGGATCGAGGAGCTGCCGCTCGCGGCCGAGGAGGCGCACGACCCGGTCCGCGACATCCCCCGCGCCGGCTTCTGGGCCCGCGGCACCCTGATCGTGACCGGCCTGCTCGTCCTCTTCCTCAACACGGCGCTGATCGGCTCCGAGGTGATGGGCGAGTCGCCCGAGCCCCTGCTCGACGGCTTCCGCGCGATGGTCGGCGACGGTGTGGCGGCCGTGCTGGCGCTCTTCGCCCTGATCGGGCTGCTCGCCTCGCTGCAGGGCATCATGTTCGCCTACGGGCGCAACATGTACTCGCTCTCGAGGGCCGGCTACTACCCGCGGGTCTTCTCGCTCACCGGCAAGCGCCAGACGCCGTGGATCGCGCTGACCGTGGGGGCCGCGATCGGCTTCGTCGCGCTCGTCGTGGTCGACGTGCTCAGCCGGCTCGACCCGGACAACGTCGGCGCCGTCGCGGGCGCGATCGTGCTGAACATCGCGGTCTGGGGTGCGGTCGTCGCCTACTTCATGCAGATGGTGTCGTTCGTGCTGCTGCGCCGCCGGTTCCCGAACGCGAGCCGCCCCTACCGCAGCCCGTGGGGCGTCCCCGGAGCGGTGATCGCGGCGCTGATCAACGTGCTGATCTTCCTCGGCTTCCTCTTCAACGACGCGTTCCAGCCGGCGATCATCGCCATCGCCGTGGTCTACGTGATCATCCTGATCGGCTTCGCGGTCTGGGGCCGGAAGCGCCTCGTCCTCTCTCCCGAGGAGCGCTACGCGCTGAGCGGCGGGCTGCAGGCGGCGCCGAGCATTCCGGAGCCGGACCGCGTCGACTGA
- a CDS encoding glutamine synthetase family protein encodes MLTLERLDALIEAGEIDTVIVAFTDMQGRLVGKRISARLFQDDVAAHGAECCNYLLAVDVEMNTVAGYAISSWERGYGDMKMIPDLSTLRLAPWLPGTALVTADLTWLDDSPVGEAPRQILRAQLDRLTERGLEAFVATELEFIVFDDSYREAFAKGYRGLTPASDYNIDYALLASTRMEPLMRDIRVSMEGAGLYCEGIKGECNLGQQEIGFRYDAALVTCDNHSIYKSGAKEIADKHGKSLTFMAKFNEREGNSCHIHLSLRGTDGTPVFAEAESEHGMSPLFRHYLAGQLAAMREFTLFFAPNINSYKRYVDGSFAPTAVAWGLDNRTCALRVVGHGAGMRVENRVPGGDVNQYLAVAALVAAGLHGIENELELEDVCTGNAYGSGAPRVPTTLREAADLFESSALARAAFGDEVVDHYVNNARVELAAYDAAVTDWERVRGFERL; translated from the coding sequence ATGCTCACCCTCGAGCGACTCGACGCGCTCATCGAGGCGGGCGAGATCGACACGGTGATCGTCGCCTTCACCGACATGCAGGGCCGGCTCGTCGGCAAGCGCATCTCGGCGCGGCTGTTCCAGGACGACGTCGCCGCGCACGGCGCCGAGTGCTGCAACTACCTGCTCGCCGTGGACGTCGAGATGAACACCGTCGCCGGCTACGCGATCTCGAGCTGGGAGCGCGGCTACGGCGACATGAAGATGATCCCGGACCTCTCGACGCTGCGTCTCGCGCCGTGGCTTCCGGGGACCGCGCTGGTGACGGCCGACCTCACCTGGCTCGACGACTCTCCGGTCGGCGAGGCGCCGCGGCAGATCCTCCGCGCGCAGCTGGACCGCCTCACCGAGCGCGGCCTCGAGGCGTTCGTCGCCACCGAGCTCGAGTTCATCGTGTTCGACGACTCCTACCGCGAGGCGTTCGCGAAGGGCTACCGCGGCCTCACTCCGGCCAGTGACTACAACATCGACTACGCGCTGCTCGCCTCGACCCGGATGGAGCCGCTGATGCGGGACATCCGGGTGTCGATGGAGGGCGCCGGCCTGTACTGCGAGGGCATCAAGGGAGAGTGCAACCTCGGCCAGCAGGAGATCGGCTTCCGCTACGACGCCGCCCTCGTCACCTGCGACAACCACTCGATCTACAAGTCGGGGGCGAAGGAGATCGCCGACAAGCACGGCAAGAGCCTGACCTTCATGGCCAAGTTCAACGAGCGCGAGGGCAACTCCTGCCACATCCACCTCTCGCTCCGCGGCACGGACGGCACGCCCGTCTTCGCCGAAGCGGAGAGCGAGCACGGGATGTCGCCGCTGTTCCGGCACTACCTGGCCGGCCAGCTCGCCGCGATGCGCGAGTTCACCCTCTTCTTCGCGCCGAACATCAACTCGTACAAGCGCTACGTCGACGGGTCGTTCGCGCCGACCGCCGTCGCCTGGGGTCTCGACAACCGCACCTGCGCCCTGCGCGTCGTCGGCCACGGCGCCGGGATGCGCGTCGAGAACCGGGTGCCGGGCGGCGACGTCAACCAGTACCTGGCCGTCGCCGCGCTCGTCGCCGCCGGGCTGCACGGCATCGAGAACGAGCTGGAGCTCGAGGACGTCTGCACCGGCAACGCCTACGGCTCGGGAGCGCCGCGCGTCCCGACGACGCTGCGCGAGGCCGCCGACCTGTTCGAGTCCTCCGCCCTGGCGAGGGCCGCCTTCGGCGACGAGGTCGTCGACCACTACGTGAACAACGCCCGGGTGGAGCTCGCCGCCTACGACGCCGCCGTCACCGACTGGGAGAGGGTGCGCGGCTTTGAGCGGCTCTGA
- a CDS encoding gamma-glutamyl-gamma-aminobutyrate hydrolase family protein → MSGSDLRTDSEQGPVAPRPIIGLTTYRERAVSGVWDVEASFLPANYIDSVTRAGGVALLLPPQPASAETARAVVERLDGLIVCGGKDIDPARYGQEAHPETDAPRPERDAWEDHLMTAALEADLPFLGICRGAQLLNVSLGGTLHQHLPDVVGDRRYQAGGGVFSHVDVAVEPESRLRGLLGEDAVVAQVYHHQAVDRVADGLEVAARTADGTIEALELPGRRFALGVQWHPEEDTADTRLFTGLVAAALAHRSSTGTAEGSSLRTPKDALR, encoded by the coding sequence TTGAGCGGCTCTGACCTGCGGACGGACTCCGAGCAGGGTCCCGTCGCCCCGCGTCCGATCATCGGGCTCACCACCTACCGCGAGCGCGCCGTCTCCGGCGTCTGGGACGTCGAGGCGTCCTTCCTGCCCGCGAACTACATCGACTCGGTGACGCGGGCCGGCGGCGTGGCGCTGCTCCTGCCGCCGCAGCCCGCCTCGGCGGAGACCGCTCGCGCCGTCGTCGAGCGCCTCGACGGGCTGATCGTCTGCGGCGGCAAGGACATCGACCCCGCCCGCTACGGCCAGGAGGCGCACCCGGAGACCGACGCGCCCCGCCCCGAGCGCGACGCGTGGGAGGACCACCTGATGACCGCCGCGCTCGAGGCCGACCTGCCGTTCCTCGGCATCTGCCGCGGCGCGCAGCTGCTCAACGTCTCGCTCGGCGGCACCCTGCACCAGCACCTGCCCGACGTCGTCGGCGACCGCCGCTACCAGGCGGGCGGCGGAGTGTTCTCGCACGTCGACGTCGCGGTCGAGCCGGAGTCGCGCCTGCGCGGACTGCTCGGCGAGGACGCCGTCGTCGCGCAGGTGTACCACCACCAGGCGGTCGACCGGGTCGCCGACGGCCTCGAGGTCGCCGCGCGGACCGCCGACGGCACCATCGAGGCGCTCGAGCTGCCCGGACGCCGCTTCGCGCTCGGCGTGCAGTGGCACCCGGAGGAGGACACCGCCGACACCCGCCTCTTCACCGGCCTGGTGGCCGCCGCGCTCGCGCACCGCTCGAGCACCGGCACGGCAGAAGGCTCCTCCCTCAGAACCCCGAAGGACGCACTCCGATGA
- a CDS encoding aldehyde dehydrogenase family protein, whose protein sequence is MTPPTTTPTPPTTTQTLVDPSTGAAFDEVALADLATVDAAIERAAVAQHGWAALAPPDRARALRRFAAAVDGAIEELARLETRNSGHPITQSRWEAGHVRDVLEYSSAAPERLLGAQIPVAGGLDVTLHEPLGVVGIITPWNFPMTIASWGFAPALAAGNAVVLKPAEWTPLTSLRLAELALASGLPEGLFQVLPGRGDVVGERFVTHPLIRKVVFTGSTRVGKRVMAGCADQVKRVTLELGGKSANIVFADSDLERAASTAPYGVFENAGQDCCARSRILVERRVLDRFLELLEPAVQGVVVGDPRDEGTEMGPLVSAAHHERVDAFVPEGAPVAFRGSAPAGPGFWFPPTVLLPASGDPVWREEVFGPVVSVLPFEDEADAIRLANDTDYGLSGSIWTRDLGRALRMSRAVEAGNLSVNSHSSVRYSTPFGGFKQSGLGRELGPDAALGFTETKNVFFAAD, encoded by the coding sequence ATGACCCCGCCGACGACGACGCCGACCCCGCCGACGACGACGCAGACCCTCGTCGACCCCTCGACGGGCGCCGCCTTCGACGAGGTCGCCCTCGCCGACCTCGCGACCGTCGACGCCGCGATCGAGCGCGCGGCCGTGGCGCAGCACGGCTGGGCGGCGCTGGCCCCGCCCGACCGGGCCCGCGCCCTCCGCCGCTTCGCCGCCGCCGTGGACGGCGCGATCGAGGAGCTGGCGCGGCTCGAGACCCGGAACTCCGGTCACCCGATCACGCAGTCGCGCTGGGAGGCGGGGCACGTCCGCGACGTCCTCGAGTACTCCTCCGCCGCTCCGGAGCGCCTGCTCGGCGCGCAGATCCCGGTCGCGGGCGGGCTCGACGTGACGCTGCACGAGCCGCTCGGCGTCGTCGGGATCATCACGCCGTGGAACTTCCCGATGACGATCGCCTCGTGGGGCTTCGCACCGGCGCTCGCCGCGGGCAACGCCGTCGTGCTGAAGCCGGCCGAGTGGACGCCGCTGACGAGCCTCCGCCTCGCCGAGCTGGCCCTCGCGTCCGGACTGCCGGAGGGGCTCTTCCAGGTGCTGCCCGGCCGGGGCGACGTCGTCGGCGAGCGCTTCGTGACCCATCCGCTGATCCGCAAGGTCGTCTTCACGGGATCGACCCGCGTCGGCAAGCGGGTGATGGCGGGCTGCGCCGACCAGGTGAAGCGGGTCACGCTGGAGCTCGGCGGCAAGAGCGCGAACATCGTCTTCGCCGACTCCGACCTGGAGCGCGCCGCGAGCACCGCCCCGTACGGGGTCTTCGAGAACGCCGGTCAGGACTGCTGCGCCCGCAGCCGGATCCTGGTCGAGCGGCGCGTCCTCGACCGCTTCCTCGAGCTGCTCGAGCCGGCCGTCCAGGGCGTCGTCGTCGGCGACCCTCGGGACGAGGGGACCGAGATGGGCCCGCTGGTCTCCGCCGCGCACCACGAGCGCGTCGACGCGTTCGTCCCGGAGGGGGCGCCCGTCGCGTTCCGAGGCTCGGCCCCGGCCGGCCCGGGCTTCTGGTTCCCGCCGACCGTGCTGCTGCCGGCGAGCGGCGACCCGGTCTGGCGCGAGGAGGTCTTCGGCCCGGTGGTCTCCGTGCTCCCCTTCGAGGACGAGGCCGACGCGATCCGCCTCGCCAACGACACCGACTACGGCCTCTCCGGCTCGATCTGGACCCGCGACCTCGGCCGCGCGCTGCGGATGTCGCGGGCGGTCGAGGCCGGGAACCTGTCGGTCAACTCGCACTCCTCGGTCCGCTACTCGACGCCGTTCGGCGGCTTCAAGCAGTCCGGGCTCGGCCGTGAGCTCGGACCCGACGCGGCGCTCGGCTTCACCGAGACCAAGAACGTCTTCTTCGCGGCCGACTGA
- a CDS encoding 3-oxoacyl-ACP reductase produces the protein MALPPLDTTPIDLTQRLAGKVAVVTGGASGIGLATATRFAREGARVVIADVDVARGTEVAEALGGMFVRVDVTSEAEVDALFQAAVDAYGSVDIAFNNAGISPPDDDSIETTELPAWERVQDVNLKSVYLCCRAALRHMTKQGRGSIINTASFVAVLGSATSQISYTASKGGVLAMSRELGVQFARQGIRVNALCPGPVNTPLLQELFAADPVRAQRRLVHIPVGRFAEPEELAAAVAFLASDDASFITGATFLVDGGISSAYVTPE, from the coding sequence ATGGCGCTCCCTCCCCTCGACACCACCCCGATCGACCTCACGCAGCGCCTCGCCGGCAAGGTCGCCGTCGTCACCGGCGGCGCCAGCGGGATCGGCCTCGCCACCGCGACGCGCTTCGCCCGCGAGGGGGCGCGCGTGGTGATCGCCGACGTCGACGTCGCGCGCGGCACCGAGGTGGCCGAGGCGCTCGGCGGGATGTTCGTCCGGGTCGACGTCACCAGCGAGGCGGAGGTCGACGCCCTCTTCCAGGCCGCGGTCGACGCCTACGGCTCGGTCGACATCGCCTTCAACAACGCGGGCATCTCGCCGCCCGACGACGACTCGATCGAGACCACCGAGCTGCCGGCCTGGGAGCGCGTGCAGGACGTGAACCTCAAGTCGGTCTACCTCTGCTGCCGCGCGGCGCTCCGGCACATGACGAAGCAGGGTCGCGGATCGATCATCAACACGGCCTCGTTCGTAGCGGTGCTCGGCTCGGCGACCTCGCAGATCAGCTACACCGCGTCGAAGGGCGGCGTGCTCGCGATGAGCCGCGAGCTCGGCGTGCAGTTCGCGCGCCAGGGCATCCGGGTGAACGCGCTCTGCCCGGGCCCGGTCAACACCCCGCTGCTGCAGGAGCTCTTCGCGGCCGACCCGGTGCGGGCCCAGCGGCGGCTCGTGCACATCCCGGTCGGGCGCTTCGCCGAGCCGGAGGAGCTCGCCGCCGCGGTCGCGTTCCTCGCCAGTGACGACGCCTCCTTCATCACCGGGGCGACGTTCCTCGTGGACGGCGGCATCTCCTCCGCCTACGTGACCCCGGAGTGA
- a CDS encoding FCD domain-containing protein: protein MSADTGAGGADADAEGRPAAPAASAAEAVLRRLLRGNAFEETVQRLMQTVNLGLVAPGERLPAERELAARLGVGRDTLRDAIASLADAGYLVVRRGRYGGAFVAEELPAAPVGRRGFDRAEIDDVVGLREILEVGAARLAAGADLTAADREQLFQALADVEGASPEDYRRLDSRLHLTIAELAGVPSLLPLVAESRTRVNALLDDIPLLPRNIAHADEQHRALVTAILTGRAAEAARLMTEHVHASAALLRAFLT from the coding sequence GTGAGCGCGGACACGGGGGCGGGCGGGGCGGACGCCGACGCGGAGGGCCGCCCGGCGGCCCCCGCGGCGAGCGCCGCGGAGGCGGTCCTGCGACGGCTGCTCCGCGGCAACGCCTTCGAGGAGACGGTGCAGCGGCTGATGCAGACGGTGAACCTCGGACTCGTCGCGCCGGGCGAGCGGCTGCCCGCCGAGCGCGAGCTCGCCGCGCGGCTCGGCGTGGGGCGCGACACCCTGCGCGACGCGATCGCCTCGCTCGCGGACGCGGGATACCTGGTGGTGCGGCGCGGCCGGTACGGCGGGGCCTTCGTGGCGGAGGAGCTGCCGGCGGCCCCGGTCGGCCGGCGCGGCTTCGACCGGGCCGAGATCGACGACGTGGTGGGGCTGCGCGAGATCCTCGAGGTGGGTGCTGCGCGGCTCGCGGCCGGAGCGGATCTGACGGCCGCCGACCGCGAGCAGCTGTTCCAGGCCCTTGCGGACGTCGAGGGCGCGAGTCCCGAGGACTACCGGCGGCTCGACTCCCGGCTGCACCTGACCATCGCCGAGCTGGCCGGCGTCCCGTCGCTCCTGCCGCTCGTGGCGGAGAGCCGGACGCGGGTGAACGCGCTGCTCGACGACATTCCGCTGCTGCCGCGGAACATCGCCCACGCGGACGAGCAGCACCGGGCGCTGGTGACGGCGATCCTGACCGGGCGGGCGGCGGAGGCGGCCCGGCTGATGACCGAGCACGTGCACGCCTCCGCGGCACTGCTGCGCGCGTTCCTGACCTGA
- a CDS encoding DUF4190 domain-containing protein, with amino-acid sequence MSNAESTPSTRTPADEQPTEVYGSTAVLTDPAPEQRPQAEQQRPQSERPAAQHPAPYGVPPVAADPAPSTPFSLTSLILGVTSVFFGLTVIAPVAGLVFGILGLRREPTGRTLAVWGIVLNSVMIGLVALFVVALLFLGLLVPFVAIATGTDVS; translated from the coding sequence GTGTCGAACGCCGAGTCCACCCCGTCCACCCGCACCCCCGCCGACGAGCAGCCGACCGAGGTCTACGGCTCCACCGCCGTCCTCACCGATCCCGCGCCGGAGCAGCGTCCGCAGGCCGAGCAGCAGCGCCCGCAGTCCGAGCGGCCCGCCGCCCAGCACCCGGCCCCGTACGGCGTCCCGCCCGTCGCCGCCGACCCGGCCCCGTCCACTCCGTTCTCGCTGACCAGCCTCATCCTCGGTGTCACCTCGGTCTTCTTCGGCCTCACGGTGATCGCCCCCGTCGCCGGGCTCGTCTTCGGCATCCTGGGCCTCCGCCGCGAGCCCACCGGCCGCACGCTCGCCGTCTGGGGCATCGTCCTCAACTCGGTCATGATCGGCCTCGTCGCGCTCTTCGTCGTCGCCCTGCTCTTCCTCGGCCTGCTGGTGCCGTTCGTCGCGATCGCGACGGGCACCGACGTCAGCTGA
- a CDS encoding DUF4870 domain-containing protein gives MDDDETLRRRRDGRGARAIWLAGLSALAGFVILSPLISVTATVLAWGARRRGGTLSDRNGVVAVNWQLTYLALQLMLVPLHLALVSVRDTWGGGWPTLTIAAILGLFVLNLVLCVVLGVRSGRGRSVRLVIAVPFVRSSRPVR, from the coding sequence ATGGACGACGACGAGACGCTGCGCCGCCGCCGCGACGGCCGCGGGGCCCGCGCGATCTGGCTCGCCGGACTCTCCGCGCTCGCGGGCTTCGTGATCCTCTCCCCGCTGATCTCGGTCACGGCGACGGTGCTGGCCTGGGGCGCCCGGCGTCGCGGCGGCACCCTGAGCGACCGCAACGGCGTCGTCGCCGTCAACTGGCAGCTGACCTACCTCGCGCTGCAGCTGATGCTCGTGCCGCTGCACCTCGCGCTCGTCTCGGTCCGCGACACCTGGGGCGGCGGCTGGCCGACCCTCACGATCGCGGCCATCCTCGGCCTCTTCGTGCTGAACCTCGTCCTCTGCGTCGTGCTCGGCGTCCGCTCGGGTCGCGGCCGGAGCGTCCGCCTCGTCATCGCGGTGCCGTTCGTCCGTTCCTCCCGGCCGGTGCGCTGA
- a CDS encoding alpha/beta hydrolase — protein MTPIAFPPPVSVVADDGTRIATYALGDEGAPTVLAVHGFASNAVLNWETAGWLRTLTRAGYRVVALDQRGHGASEKPHRAGAYGVDLMVADIVRVVETYDLIAPHYLGYSLGARMGWVLGLEHPELLGTLSLGGLTVGEPLRHFDAAAARARVADGGEIDDRFTRAFIGMAEGVAGNDLAALVAVADGVRGGAHPELGAHPDLPTLMVTGGADPIAPGGARLAEEAGARFVSVPGRDHTSTVPARAFKDAVLAFLAEHA, from the coding sequence GTGACGCCGATCGCCTTCCCCCCGCCCGTGTCCGTGGTCGCCGACGACGGGACGCGGATCGCGACCTACGCGCTCGGCGACGAGGGGGCGCCGACCGTGCTGGCGGTGCACGGGTTCGCGTCGAACGCGGTGCTGAACTGGGAGACGGCGGGCTGGCTGCGGACGCTGACCCGCGCGGGCTACCGGGTGGTCGCGCTCGACCAGCGCGGGCACGGCGCCAGCGAGAAGCCGCATCGCGCCGGCGCGTACGGGGTCGACCTGATGGTCGCCGACATCGTGCGCGTCGTCGAGACCTACGACCTGATCGCTCCGCACTACCTCGGCTACTCGCTCGGCGCACGGATGGGCTGGGTGCTCGGGCTGGAGCATCCGGAGCTGCTCGGGACGCTGAGCCTGGGCGGGCTCACGGTCGGCGAGCCGCTGCGGCACTTCGACGCGGCGGCGGCCCGGGCGCGGGTGGCCGACGGCGGCGAGATCGACGACCGGTTCACGCGCGCCTTCATCGGCATGGCGGAGGGCGTCGCCGGGAACGACCTGGCCGCGCTGGTGGCGGTGGCCGACGGGGTGCGCGGCGGGGCGCATCCGGAACTCGGCGCGCACCCCGACCTGCCGACGCTGATGGTGACGGGCGGGGCCGACCCGATCGCGCCCGGTGGGGCGCGGCTGGCGGAGGAGGCCGGGGCGCGCTTCGTCAGCGTCCCGGGTCGCGATCACACGAGCACGGTGCCGGCGCGGGCGTTCAAGGACGCCGTGCTGGCGTTCCTGGCGGAGCACGCCTGA